Proteins found in one Canis aureus isolate CA01 chromosome 19, VMU_Caureus_v.1.0, whole genome shotgun sequence genomic segment:
- the OLFM2 gene encoding noelin-2 isoform X1, translating into MSVPLLKIGAVLSTMAMVTNWMSQTLPSLVGLNGTVSRAGASEKITLFQSPEEGWQLYTSAQAPDGKCICTAVIPAQSTCSRDGRSRELRQLMEKVQNVSQSMEVLELRTYRDLQYVRSMETLMRSLDARLRAADGSLSAKSFQELKDRMSELLPLSSVLEQYKADARTIVRLREEVRNLSSSLAAIQEEMGAYGYEDLQQRVMALEARLHACAQKLGCGKLTGVSNPITIRAMGSRFGSWMTDTMAPSADSRVWYMDGYYKGRRVLEFRTLGDFIKGQNFIQHLLPQPWAGTGHVVYNGSLFYNKYQSNVVVKYHFRSRSVLVQRSLPGAGYNNTFPYSWGGFSDMDFMVDESGLWAVYTTNQNAGNIVVSRLDPHTLEVVRSWDTGYPKRSAGEAFMICGVLYVTNSHLAGAKVYFAYFTNTSSYEYTDVPFHNQYSHISMLDYNPRERALYTWNNGHQVLYNVTLFHVISTAGDP; encoded by the exons ACCCTCTTCCAAAGCCCGGAGGAAGGCTGGCAGCTGTATACCTCGGCCCAGGCCCCCGACGGGAAATGCATCTGCACGGCTGTGATCCCTGCACAGAGCACCTGCTCCCGCGATGGCCGGAGCCGGGAGCTGCGGCAGCTGATGGAGAAG GTCCAGAATGTCTCCCAGTCCATGGAGGTCCTTGAGTTGCGGACGTACCGTGACCTCCAGTACGTGCGCAGCATGGAGACACTCATGCGAAGCCTGGACGCACGACTCCGGGCGGCTGATGGGTCCCTCTCAGCAAAGAGCTTCCAG GAACTGAAGGACAGGATGTCGGAGCTGTTGCCCTTGAGCTCAGTCCTGGAGCAGTACAAGGCGGACGCCCGCACCATCGTGCGCCTGCGGGAGGAGGTGAGGAATCTCTCCAGCAGCCTTGCAGCCATCCAGGAGGAGATGGGCGCCTACGGGTACGAGGACCTGCAGCAGCGGGTGATGGCCCTGGAGGCCCGGCTCCATGCCTGCGCCCAGAAGCTGG GCTGCGGGAAGCTGACTGGGGTCAGTAACCCCATCACCATTCGGGCCATGGGGTCCCGCTTTGGCTCCTGGATGACCGACACGATGGCCCCCAGTGCGGATAGCCGG GTCTGGTACATGGATGGCTATTACAAGGGCCGGCGGGTCCTGGAGTTCCGCACTCTGGGAGACTTCATCAAAGGCCAGAACTTTATCCAGCACCTGCTGCCCCAGCCGTGGGCGGGCACAGGCCACGTGGTGTACAACGGCTCCCTGTTCTACAACAAGTATCAGAGCAACGTGGTGGTCAAGTACCACTTCCGCTCACGCTCCGTGCTGGTGCAGAGGAGCCTCCCGGGGGCCGGCTACAACAACACCTTCCCCTACTCCTGGGGCGGCTTCTCGGACATGGACTTCATGGTGGACGAGAGCGGGCTCTGGGCCGTGTACACCACCAACCAGAACGCGGGCAACATCGTGGTCAGCCGGCTGGACCCGCACACGCTCGAGGTCGTGCGGTCCTGGGACACCGGCTACCCCAAGCGCAGCGCCGGCGAGGCCTTCATGATCTGCGGCGTGCTCTACGTGACCAACTCCCACCTGGCCGGGGCCAAGGTCTACTTCGCCTACTTCACCAACACGTCCAGTTACGAGTACACAGACGTGCCCTTCCACAACCAGTACTCCCACATCTCCATGCTGGATTACAACCCCCGGGAGCGGGCCCTCTACACTTGGAACAACGGCCACCAGGTGCTGTACAACGTCACCCTCTTCCACGTCATCAGCACCGCCGGGGACCCCTAA
- the OLFM2 gene encoding noelin-2 isoform X2, whose product MWPLTVPPLLLLLLLCSGLAGQTLFQSPEEGWQLYTSAQAPDGKCICTAVIPAQSTCSRDGRSRELRQLMEKVQNVSQSMEVLELRTYRDLQYVRSMETLMRSLDARLRAADGSLSAKSFQELKDRMSELLPLSSVLEQYKADARTIVRLREEVRNLSSSLAAIQEEMGAYGYEDLQQRVMALEARLHACAQKLGCGKLTGVSNPITIRAMGSRFGSWMTDTMAPSADSRVWYMDGYYKGRRVLEFRTLGDFIKGQNFIQHLLPQPWAGTGHVVYNGSLFYNKYQSNVVVKYHFRSRSVLVQRSLPGAGYNNTFPYSWGGFSDMDFMVDESGLWAVYTTNQNAGNIVVSRLDPHTLEVVRSWDTGYPKRSAGEAFMICGVLYVTNSHLAGAKVYFAYFTNTSSYEYTDVPFHNQYSHISMLDYNPRERALYTWNNGHQVLYNVTLFHVISTAGDP is encoded by the exons ACCCTCTTCCAAAGCCCGGAGGAAGGCTGGCAGCTGTATACCTCGGCCCAGGCCCCCGACGGGAAATGCATCTGCACGGCTGTGATCCCTGCACAGAGCACCTGCTCCCGCGATGGCCGGAGCCGGGAGCTGCGGCAGCTGATGGAGAAG GTCCAGAATGTCTCCCAGTCCATGGAGGTCCTTGAGTTGCGGACGTACCGTGACCTCCAGTACGTGCGCAGCATGGAGACACTCATGCGAAGCCTGGACGCACGACTCCGGGCGGCTGATGGGTCCCTCTCAGCAAAGAGCTTCCAG GAACTGAAGGACAGGATGTCGGAGCTGTTGCCCTTGAGCTCAGTCCTGGAGCAGTACAAGGCGGACGCCCGCACCATCGTGCGCCTGCGGGAGGAGGTGAGGAATCTCTCCAGCAGCCTTGCAGCCATCCAGGAGGAGATGGGCGCCTACGGGTACGAGGACCTGCAGCAGCGGGTGATGGCCCTGGAGGCCCGGCTCCATGCCTGCGCCCAGAAGCTGG GCTGCGGGAAGCTGACTGGGGTCAGTAACCCCATCACCATTCGGGCCATGGGGTCCCGCTTTGGCTCCTGGATGACCGACACGATGGCCCCCAGTGCGGATAGCCGG GTCTGGTACATGGATGGCTATTACAAGGGCCGGCGGGTCCTGGAGTTCCGCACTCTGGGAGACTTCATCAAAGGCCAGAACTTTATCCAGCACCTGCTGCCCCAGCCGTGGGCGGGCACAGGCCACGTGGTGTACAACGGCTCCCTGTTCTACAACAAGTATCAGAGCAACGTGGTGGTCAAGTACCACTTCCGCTCACGCTCCGTGCTGGTGCAGAGGAGCCTCCCGGGGGCCGGCTACAACAACACCTTCCCCTACTCCTGGGGCGGCTTCTCGGACATGGACTTCATGGTGGACGAGAGCGGGCTCTGGGCCGTGTACACCACCAACCAGAACGCGGGCAACATCGTGGTCAGCCGGCTGGACCCGCACACGCTCGAGGTCGTGCGGTCCTGGGACACCGGCTACCCCAAGCGCAGCGCCGGCGAGGCCTTCATGATCTGCGGCGTGCTCTACGTGACCAACTCCCACCTGGCCGGGGCCAAGGTCTACTTCGCCTACTTCACCAACACGTCCAGTTACGAGTACACAGACGTGCCCTTCCACAACCAGTACTCCCACATCTCCATGCTGGATTACAACCCCCGGGAGCGGGCCCTCTACACTTGGAACAACGGCCACCAGGTGCTGTACAACGTCACCCTCTTCCACGTCATCAGCACCGCCGGGGACCCCTAA
- the PIN1 gene encoding peptidyl-prolyl cis-trans isomerase NIMA-interacting 1: MADEEKLPPGWEKRMSRSSGRVYYFNHITNASQWERPSGNSSSGSKNGQGEPTRVRCSHLLVKHSQSRRPSSWRQEKITRTKEEALELINGYIQKIKSGEEDFESLASQFSDCSSAKARGDLGAFSRGQMQKPFEDASFALRTGEMSGPVFTDSGIHIILRTE, encoded by the exons ATGGCGGACGAGGAGAAGCTGCCGCCCGGCTGGGAGAAGCGCATGAGCCGCAGCTCAG GCCGGGTATACTACTTCAATCACATTACTAATGCCAGCCAGTGGGAGCGGCCGAGTGGCAACAGCAGCAGTGGCAGCAAAAATGGACAAGGGGAGCCCACCAGGGTCCGCTGCTCGCACCTGCTTGTCAAGCACAGCCAGTCCCGGCGGCCCTCATCCTGGCGACAGGAGAAGATCACCAGGACCaaggaggaggccctggagcTGATTAATG GCTACATCCAGAAGATCAAGTCAGGAGAGGAAGACTTTGAATCTCTGGCCTCACAGTTCAGCGACTGCAGTTCGGCCAAGGCCAGGGGAGACCTGGGTGCCTTCAGCAGAG GTCAGATGCAGAAGCCATTTGAAGATGCCTCCTTTGCACTGCGGACGGGGGAGATGAGCGGGCCCGTGTTCACGGATTCCGGCATCCACATCATCCTGCGCACGGAGTGA
- the UBL5 gene encoding ubiquitin-like protein 5 isoform X1 → MIEVVCNDRLGKKVRVKCNTDDTIGDLKKLIAAQTGTRWNKIVLKKWFLSHRYTIFKDHVSLGDYEIHDGMNLELYYQ, encoded by the exons ATGATCGAGGTTGTTTGCAACGACCGTCTAGGGAAGAAGGTCCGCGTTAAGTGCAA CACTGATGACACCATCGGGGACCTTAAGAAGCTGATCGCAGCCCAAACTGGCACCCGTTGGAACAAGATCGTCCTGAAGAAGTG GTTTCTATCCCACAGGTACACGATTTTCAAGGACCACGTGTCTTTGGGGGACT ATGAAATCCACGATGGGATGAACCTGGAGCTTTATTACCAATAG
- the UBL5 gene encoding ubiquitin-like protein 5 isoform X2 has protein sequence MIEVVCNDRLGKKVRVKCNTDDTIGDLKKLIAAQTGTRWNKIVLKKWYTIFKDHVSLGDYEIHDGMNLELYYQ, from the exons ATGATCGAGGTTGTTTGCAACGACCGTCTAGGGAAGAAGGTCCGCGTTAAGTGCAA CACTGATGACACCATCGGGGACCTTAAGAAGCTGATCGCAGCCCAAACTGGCACCCGTTGGAACAAGATCGTCCTGAAGAAGTG GTACACGATTTTCAAGGACCACGTGTCTTTGGGGGACT ATGAAATCCACGATGGGATGAACCTGGAGCTTTATTACCAATAG
- the FBXL12 gene encoding F-box/LRR-repeat protein 12, with product MATLADLPDSVLLEIFSYLPVRDRIRISRVCHRWKRLVDDRWLWRHVDLTLYTMRPKVMWHLLRRYMASRLYSLRMGGYLFSGSQAPQLSPALMRALGQKCPNLKRLCLHVADLSMVPITSLPCTLRTLELHSCEISMAWLLKEQDPTVLPLLECIVLDRVPAFRDEHLQGLTRFRALRSLVLGGTYRVTETGLDAGLQELSYLQRLEVLGCTLSADSTLLAISRHLRDVRKIRLTVRGLSAPGLSVLEGMPALESLCLLGPLITPEMPSPAEILSSCLTMPKLRVLELQGLGWEGQEAERILCKGLPHCMVIVRACPKESMDWWM from the exons ATGGCGACTTTGGCCGACCTGCCGGACTCAGTCCTGTTGGAGATCTTCTCCTACCTCCCGGTCCGGGACCGGATCCGCATCTCCAG GGTTTGTCACCGCTGGAAGAGGCTGGTGGACGACCGGTGGCTCTGGCGACATGTCGACCTGACGCTGTACACG ATGCGGCCTAAGGTCATGTGGCACCTCCTTCGCAGGTACATGGCATCCCGGCTCTATTCCCTACGGATGGGTGGCTACCTGTTCTCAGGCTCCCAGGCCCCCCAGCTGTCCCCTGCCTTGATGAGGGCCCTGGGCCAGAAGTGCCCTAACCTGAAGCGCCTCTGCTTACACGTGGCCGACCTGAGCATGGTGCCCATCACCAGCCTGCCCTGCACCCTGAGGACCCTGGAGCTGCACAGCTGTGAGATCTCCATGGCCTGGCTCCTGAAGGAGCAGGACCCCACTGTACTGCCCTTGCTTGAGTGCATCGTGCTAGACCGCGTCCCTGCCTTCCGAGATGAGCACCTGCAGGGCCTGACACGTTTCCGTGCTCTTCGGTCATTGGTGCTTGGTGGCACATACCGTGTGACAGAGACAGGGCTAGATGCAGGCCTCCAGGAGCTGAGCTACCTGCAGAGGCTGGAGGTGCTGGGTTGTACCCTCTCGGCTGACAGTACCCTCCTGGCCATCAGCCGCCACCTCCGAGATGTGCGGAAGATCCGGTTGACCGTGAGGGGCCTCTCTGCCCCTGGCCTGTCAGTCTTGGAGGGCATGCCAGCCCTGGAGAGTCTGTGCTTGCTAGGCCCTCTCATCACCCCAGAAATGCCTTCCCCAGCTGAaatcctctcctcctgcctcaccATGCCCAAGCTCAGGGTTCTTGAgctgcaggggctggggtgggagggtcaGGAGGCTGAGAGGATCCTGTGTAAGGGGTTGCCCCACTGTATGGTCATTGTCAGGGCCTGCCCCAAAGAGTCCATGGACTGGTGGATGTAA